One Candidatus Methanomethylophilaceae archaeon DNA segment encodes these proteins:
- a CDS encoding DUF5611 family protein: MADFDIKKGWLKNIEGDGLRNLMQEVFGNVSEEDGKFVSSYGIMERIEAKIVSKTVLDITTSNKDIDPTQIPDAEVLDSKRKLNEFAEKATGFDAKARMKRAQKKAKEGKL, from the coding sequence ATGGCAGATTTCGATATCAAGAAAGGATGGCTCAAGAACATAGAAGGGGACGGCCTGAGGAATCTCATGCAGGAAGTCTTCGGCAATGTCTCGGAGGAAGACGGGAAGTTCGTCTCTTCTTACGGGATAATGGAGAGGATCGAGGCCAAAATAGTCTCCAAAACGGTGTTGGACATCACGACTTCCAACAAAGACATCGATCCCACCCAAATCCCGGATGCAGAAGTCCTCGACAGCAAGAGGAAACTCAACGAGTTCGCCGAGAAGGCCACGGGATTCGATGCCAAAGCCCGCATGAAAAGGGCCCAGAAGAAAGCCAAAGAAGGCAAACTCTGA